The Saccopteryx leptura isolate mSacLep1 chromosome 2, mSacLep1_pri_phased_curated, whole genome shotgun sequence genome has a window encoding:
- the CD68 gene encoding macrosialin: MKLAVLSLGALLGLLAAQGTGNDCPDCPHKKSATLLPSFTVTPTATESTSSPGTTSHRTTTTGTSHGPPTVTHSPVTTTSHGNATVHPTSNSTTSNPGSSTSPPHPGPPPPSPSPSPGSKAAVGDYTWTNGSLPCAHLQAQIQIRVLYPTQGGEAWGTSVLNPNKTKALGGCEGAHPHMLLSFPYGQLTFGFKQEPLQSTVYLNYMAVEYNVSFPQATQWTFSVQNSSLQELQAPLGQSFSCRNASIILSPTFQLDLLVLKLQAAHLPPTGAFGPSFSCPSDQSILLPLIIGLIALGLLTLVLVVFCVFRRRSPTYQPL, from the exons ATGAAGCTTGCTGTACTTTCCTTGGGGGCCTTGCTGGGGCTGCTAGCAG CCCAGGGGACAGGGAATGATTGTCCTGACTGTCCTCACAAAAAATCTGCCACTCTGCTGCCATCCTTCACGGTAACACCTACAGCTACTGAAAGCACAAGCAGCCCTGGCACAACCAGCCACAGAACTACCACCACAGGCACCAGCCACGGACCTCCAACAGTCACTCACAGCCCAGTTACCACGACGAGCCATGGAAATGCCACAGTTCATCCAACGAGCAACAGCACTACCTCCAACCCGGGATCCTCCACCAGCCCCCCGCACCCAGGACCACCTCCACCTTCTCCAAGTCCTAGCCCAGGCTCCAAGGCAGCTGTGGGAGACTACACCTGGACTAATGGCTCCCTGCCCTGCGCCCATCTCCAAGCTCAGATTCAGATCCGAGTTCTGTACCCAACTCAGGGTGGAGAG GCCTGGGGCACCTCTGTACTGAACCCCAATAAAACCAAGGCTTTGGGGGGCTGTGAGGGTGCCCATCCCCACATGCTTCTCTCATTCCCCTATGGACAGCTCACCTTTGGATTCAAGCAG GAGCCACTACAGAGCACTGTTTACCTGAACTACATGGCTGTGGAGTACAATGTGTCCTTCCCTCAGGCAACAC AGTGGACCTTCTCAGTTCAGAATTCGTCCCTTCAAGAACTCCAAGCCCCACTGGGCCAGAGCTTCAGCTGCAGAAATGCAAGCATCATTCTTTCACCAACTTTCCAACTCGACCTGCTCGTCCTGAAGCTACAAGCTGCTCACCTACCCCCTACAGGGGCCTTTGGGCCAA GTTTCTCTTGTCCCAGTGACCAATCCATCTTGCTGCCTCTCATCATCGGCCTGATTGCCCTCGGCCTGCTCACCCTGGTGCTTGTGGTCTTCTGCGTCTTCCGGAGACGGTCACCCACCTATCAACCCCTCTGA
- the MPDU1 gene encoding mannose-P-dolichol utilization defect 1 protein isoform X1 has translation MAAEADGPLKRVLVPILLPEKCYDQFFVHWDLLHVPCLKILLSKGLGLGIVAGSLLVKLPQVFKILGAKSAEGLSLQSVMLELVALTGTMVYSILNHFPFSSWGEALFLMLQTVTICFLVLHYRGQNGKGVAFLVGYALVLLVLLSPLTPRAVVTLLQASNMPSVVVGKLLQAVTNYHNGHTGQLSAITIFLLFGGSLARIFTSIQETGDPLMAGTFVVSSLCNGLIAAQLLFYWNAKAPHKKKKE, from the exons ATGGCGGCCGAAGCTGACGGGCCGCTCAAACGGGTGCTCGTGCCGATTCTTTTACCTGAGAAATGCTACGACCAATTTTTCGTCCACTGGGATTTGCTTCACG TCCCCTGCCTGAAGATTCTCCTCAGCAAGGGCCTGGGGCTGGGCATTGTAGCTGGGTCACTTCTag taaaacTGCCCCAGGTGTTTAAAATTCTTGGAGCCAAGAGTGCCGAAGGCCTGAGCCTCCAGTCAGTAATGCTGGAGCTGGTGGCGTTAACTGGGACCATGGTGTACAGTATCCTCAACCACTTCCCCTTCAG CTCTTGGGGTGAAGCCCTCTTCCTGATGCTCCAGACAGTCACCATCTGCTTCCTGGTCTTGCACTACAGAGGACAGAATGGGAAAG GTGTGGCTTTCTTAGTGGGTTATGCCTTGGTCCTGCTGGTGCTGCTTTCACCACTGACGCCCCGGGCTGTAGTCACCCTGCTCCAGGCTTCCAATATGCCTTCTGTGGTGGTGGGAAAG CTGCTTCAGGCAGTCACCAACTACCACAATGGGCACACGGGTCAGCTCTCTGCCATCACAATCTTTCTGCTCTTCGGAGGCTCTTTGGCTCGAATCTTCACCTCCATTCAG GAAACTGGAGACCCCCTCATGGCTGGAACCTTTGTGGTCTCTTCCCTCTGTAATGGCCTTATCGCTGCCCAGCTTCTCTTCTACTGGAATGCAAAGGCTCCCCACAAGAAGAAAAAGGAGTAG
- the MPDU1 gene encoding mannose-P-dolichol utilization defect 1 protein isoform X2, with amino-acid sequence MAAEADGPLKRVLVPILLPEKCYDQFFVHWDLLHVKLPQVFKILGAKSAEGLSLQSVMLELVALTGTMVYSILNHFPFSSWGEALFLMLQTVTICFLVLHYRGQNGKGVAFLVGYALVLLVLLSPLTPRAVVTLLQASNMPSVVVGKLLQAVTNYHNGHTGQLSAITIFLLFGGSLARIFTSIQETGDPLMAGTFVVSSLCNGLIAAQLLFYWNAKAPHKKKKE; translated from the exons ATGGCGGCCGAAGCTGACGGGCCGCTCAAACGGGTGCTCGTGCCGATTCTTTTACCTGAGAAATGCTACGACCAATTTTTCGTCCACTGGGATTTGCTTCACG taaaacTGCCCCAGGTGTTTAAAATTCTTGGAGCCAAGAGTGCCGAAGGCCTGAGCCTCCAGTCAGTAATGCTGGAGCTGGTGGCGTTAACTGGGACCATGGTGTACAGTATCCTCAACCACTTCCCCTTCAG CTCTTGGGGTGAAGCCCTCTTCCTGATGCTCCAGACAGTCACCATCTGCTTCCTGGTCTTGCACTACAGAGGACAGAATGGGAAAG GTGTGGCTTTCTTAGTGGGTTATGCCTTGGTCCTGCTGGTGCTGCTTTCACCACTGACGCCCCGGGCTGTAGTCACCCTGCTCCAGGCTTCCAATATGCCTTCTGTGGTGGTGGGAAAG CTGCTTCAGGCAGTCACCAACTACCACAATGGGCACACGGGTCAGCTCTCTGCCATCACAATCTTTCTGCTCTTCGGAGGCTCTTTGGCTCGAATCTTCACCTCCATTCAG GAAACTGGAGACCCCCTCATGGCTGGAACCTTTGTGGTCTCTTCCCTCTGTAATGGCCTTATCGCTGCCCAGCTTCTCTTCTACTGGAATGCAAAGGCTCCCCACAAGAAGAAAAAGGAGTAG
- the MPDU1 gene encoding mannose-P-dolichol utilization defect 1 protein isoform X3, with protein sequence MVPCLKILLSKGLGLGIVAGSLLVKLPQVFKILGAKSAEGLSLQSVMLELVALTGTMVYSILNHFPFSSWGEALFLMLQTVTICFLVLHYRGQNGKGVAFLVGYALVLLVLLSPLTPRAVVTLLQASNMPSVVVGKLLQAVTNYHNGHTGQLSAITIFLLFGGSLARIFTSIQETGDPLMAGTFVVSSLCNGLIAAQLLFYWNAKAPHKKKKE encoded by the exons ATGG TCCCCTGCCTGAAGATTCTCCTCAGCAAGGGCCTGGGGCTGGGCATTGTAGCTGGGTCACTTCTag taaaacTGCCCCAGGTGTTTAAAATTCTTGGAGCCAAGAGTGCCGAAGGCCTGAGCCTCCAGTCAGTAATGCTGGAGCTGGTGGCGTTAACTGGGACCATGGTGTACAGTATCCTCAACCACTTCCCCTTCAG CTCTTGGGGTGAAGCCCTCTTCCTGATGCTCCAGACAGTCACCATCTGCTTCCTGGTCTTGCACTACAGAGGACAGAATGGGAAAG GTGTGGCTTTCTTAGTGGGTTATGCCTTGGTCCTGCTGGTGCTGCTTTCACCACTGACGCCCCGGGCTGTAGTCACCCTGCTCCAGGCTTCCAATATGCCTTCTGTGGTGGTGGGAAAG CTGCTTCAGGCAGTCACCAACTACCACAATGGGCACACGGGTCAGCTCTCTGCCATCACAATCTTTCTGCTCTTCGGAGGCTCTTTGGCTCGAATCTTCACCTCCATTCAG GAAACTGGAGACCCCCTCATGGCTGGAACCTTTGTGGTCTCTTCCCTCTGTAATGGCCTTATCGCTGCCCAGCTTCTCTTCTACTGGAATGCAAAGGCTCCCCACAAGAAGAAAAAGGAGTAG